A region from the Anaerolineae bacterium genome encodes:
- a CDS encoding MoaD/ThiS family protein yields the protein MAKIKIVGILSRYAGDRKEVEVEGGISVEEILAKLEIPSPLVGVVLVNGKQVDKSHVIREGDEVKLIPLIGGGEAY from the coding sequence GTGGCGAAAATAAAGATAGTGGGGATTTTGAGCCGCTACGCTGGAGACCGAAAAGAAGTAGAGGTTGAGGGAGGTATAAGCGTAGAAGAAATTCTTGCCAAACTGGAAATACCCTCGCCTCTTGTGGGGGTAGTGTTGGTCAATGGGAAACAAGTGGACAAAAGCCATGTAATAAGAGAGGGGGATGAGGTTAAACTCATCCCCCTCATAGGTGGTGGAGAGGCCTATTAA